The Musa acuminata AAA Group cultivar baxijiao chromosome BXJ1-8, Cavendish_Baxijiao_AAA, whole genome shotgun sequence genomic sequence cctgcaggaaatagaggtgccgcctcttcacccgcttctacttcttctcttcctcttcttcttcttctccttcttctccttcttcttatcctcttcttcccttctcctacccgacaccccacaccttctcactgcagcccatgccgcagccatccttctttttttcctttttctcttcttctttttcctcttcttcttctcctccccaacgccccacacctcgtctcctctgtttccgcctgcaggaaacagaggtgctgcagccctagctgctgctatctctcgctcctctcccacttctctctctttttcttcttcttctattcttctcttctccctttctttctcctctcttcttttccctcttcttcttcttttcttcttctcctcttcttcctttctcctccccaacgccccacagctcctcgctgctgcccttaccgcagccacctcctcttttcttcttcttcttattcttcccttctcctccccgacgccccccacatgaactcctctgtttcctcctacacgaaacagaggtgctgcagtccTAGCTGCAGcaactatctctctttcctctccctcttccctctcttcttcttcttcttttcttctcttctccctcttcttcctctcttcttttccctcttcttcttccttttttgtcttctccctctacttctcttcttcttctccccacgccccacagctcctctctcgCAGAGAGCGtgggggcggtgggataaaaccgaaatttttgattttttttattttattttgcaacttaacagtttaatccttaaaatttttatatttacatatagtcctccaatttatatataaactcttattaataaattttaaaaaatgagagaTATTACAGGGATCAAAGCAAAGGGTGAAGGTAATCACGGCGAGATGAAAGGTTGGTCACGATGGGTGAAGATGATAGTTGACAATGGCCATGCTAAGAAGGTGGTGACAATGATGAGAAGCATTTAGCGTATTAGAGAAAAATGGGACATTAattactaaaataaaaaaaacatttagtgtattaaaaaaatctttaaaaaggtttttttatagaaaaatcatcCCATTTTCTTTGTTTGGACCTTTAAATTTCATCTTAAATCAAGTGAGATCACAGGAGAGCCACAGTTGTTGATTGcaagaaaaattaaattattcctgTTATATGCAGTCTAAACAGCATTTAACATGTCAAGGCCAAAATGTTAATTTCAGCCAAAGTCACTCAAAGTTGGCTTTTTATTATCTATACCTCATTTTTTAGTGACAATCCGTTTTTGAAACTTATTGCAGCTACTTGAAATTCATAAAGTAATTCTCTATATTTTTTTCGTACAAGCTTTGGATTAGCGTCGATAGTATTTTCGTTGTGTTTGAACTATTGACATGAAATATTTTATCTCAAATGAACGATAATATCATTAAACTCCAATGATCCAAAATATTAAATTCTAAATTAACGGTCCCAAATTCAGGAGTAACTATACTTCTGTAGTCATCTGCTGGTCATCGCTGCAATCGTCTGTCTATTGAGAGCAATCTTTCAACATGACGATCACAAAACGGAAATAGCTTTCGTAAACCACCCATTTGCTTTCCTGCTCGTGTTTGGAAACCCAACTGCATGGACCCTACAAGGGTCTATGGCAGTAAAAGTTGATCATTAATGAGTAGCCCCCGAGAAGCGTCGATTTAGTTTCGAGGGTCCTTGGCATCGATAGAACTAGGTGGCCTACGACTCGGTGGCCGACGACCAAATCATACGCTCCACGTGAGCTCCCTTTCTTCCACGCCGAGCCATGCACATTGCACGCGGCCGAGCGTCCTGAGGCGAACCCgcttcgttctctctctctctctctctctctctctctcaactctaTAAATATCCGCTTAGCCATTCACATTGCATCACACATCTCCCTCAAAGACCAGAAGCCAAAGCGAAATGGCCACCAGAAGAGTCGAAGCCTTCCTCTTCCCACTTCTCCTCCTGTTACTCTCCTCCAGCTGCCTCTTGGCTTCATCCTCCAGATCTGATCCAGAGAAAAAGCGTTGCGCCATGGAGTGCAGAGGCATTCCGGAGCAGCAGCAGAGGAAGCTATGCGTGCACCGGTGCTTAGACCATTCCGGCGAGCAAGAATCTGGAAGAGAGCACAACCCTTACTACTTCGGCCGGCGGAGCTACCAGCAGTGGAGCAGAACGGAGCACGGCCGTTTGGAGGTGCTGGAGAGGTTTGCTCGGAGATCCGACCACTTGCTGGGCGTCGACAACTACCGCCTGGCGGTGTTGGAGGCGGAGCCACAGACTTTTATCATGCCCTGCCATTGGGACGCCGAACAGGTGGTTTACGTAATGCAAGGTATACCAGTCGATGCATGCAAGCTTTGATCTAAGCCCACTGGTCTCTACGTACGTAATGTCATGGCCGTCACGTGCAGGGCGTGGGACGATAACACTGCTGCACGAGGAGAGGCGAGAGTCACACGATATCAAGAGAGGAGACATCATGAGGGTTCCGGCGGGGGTGATCGTGTATGCCATCAACAAAGCCAGTAATGAGAGGCTCCGAGTCGCCATGCTCCTCCACCCCATCTCGACTCCCGGGCAGATTGAGGTAGATTGGATTCAGTGTACTCCTTTGGATTAGGTCCTCGGCGCAATGGCAATGTGAAGGACTCATGGTTTCTTTGACGTAGGAGTACCATGGTGCAGCCGGGAGGAATCCACAGACCTTCTACACCAGTTTTAGCAACGAAGTACTGGAAGCTGCCTTCAATGTCGGTTCCGATCTGCTTCCATCTCCATTTTCTCATCGACTCTTCCCCCTTTAGGACTTTAACCGTACTGTGTTTGATCTGTAGACTCCGTGGGATAAACTAGGGAGGGTATTTAGGAGCCAGAGGAAGGGGGAAATCATAAAGATAACCGAGGATCAGATCAGAGCATTGAATGAATCCAAAACCGAGAGTTGGCCTTTTGGACTCTCAAATGAGCCATACAATCTGCTGGAGAACAGCCCTTCTCATTCGAATGAGCATGGTCAACTACACGAGGCCACAGGTAACGACTGCGAGATGCTCCAGGATCTGAATGTGGACGTATCCATTGCTAACATCAGCGAGGTGATCTCACTCCTCTCTTTTTTTGCACTGTTATATGCACACTGTAAGAGTCGTTCTCATCATTCATCCTCTGCGGTTGTTATGTGTAGAGATCAATGATGGCTCCAAACTACGACACCCGGTCGACCAAGTTGGCCATGGTGGTGGAAGGAAGAGGCTACATCGAGATGGCTTGTCCCCACCGCTCCGCCGAGCGACGCAGAACCCAGGAGGAGACGGGATCCCAAGGAGAGCAGCGCGTCCGCTATCGGACCGTGAGATCGCGAGTCTCCCGTGGGTCGGTGTTCGTGATCCCCGCAGGGCACCCGGCGGCAGTCGTGGCCGCTGCTAACGAAAACCTTCAGGTCCTCTGCTTCGGGACACGGTCGGAGAACAACCGGAGGTACTACCTCGCGGGGAGGAACAACGTGCTGAACAGACTCGACAGGGCGGCGAAGGCGATGGCCTTCGGCGTCCCGGCGGAGGAAGTGGAAGAGGTGCTCAATGCGCAGCCGGAGAGCGTGTTCATGCCCGGTCCGGAGCGCCggcgggaagaagaagagaagtggcGGCAGCTTATCTTCAAATATGCCGGGTTGTGAGTGAGCTGTTGAGCTTGTGGGTAGGGAATCCTGCTTAGGTGAACGAGGATTAGTGCGAAAAGGATAAATTGGGGCACGGACAAGTGCTTCTACAGTTCGAATAAAGAAGTCACATACTTTGCGTGCTCCAACATGTGTTTCTACATGTTGTTTTGGTGATCAAATCCACTTCTACAGTTTCCGCTGCTCTTCCCACTTCAGCTACATGTGGTTTTCACTGGTTGCGAACAGATCGTGTGTTCACGTTTGACGTCCCTTGGAATGCCAAAGTTTGAAGATTTGATCATCTGCGGCCAGTGGCATCCTCCAAGAAGAGTATGAATGTTGCTAGAATATGATAAATTCTTGTCGAAGTCACACTAAACAGcagtataataaacaaaaatgatataaatttcaaACCATATTAAGTATAACgtatcaaaaaaataattatgtgtGTGTGAAAAATTTAtcccaaaatatatttttttttataaataaccaTTTTTGTCTCTCGCCTTACATAACCCTTGTGTTACCCTGCTCACCTACAACTTTGTGCCACCTTACATCACCCTGCAATGCCCTTGCTCTGTGAGAAAGGAGGGGGCATGAGGGCTACCATCTCTTGCAACTCTTGCATGATGAAGGAGAGGGTGTGAGAGTTGTCATTGCCCCCACAAACCTCATTGGCCTACCCCTGCACGCTTTGTCTACGGCCCTCGCATGAGGGAAGAGTAGTTGCAAGGGTTGTTACCACCTCTGCAAACTCCAGTATTTCTCATCGGACCCATCGCCCGTAGCTCTTTTGTGAGGAAGGAGGAGGTGCGAGGATCGCCATCATCTCCGCGAACCCCACCAACCCCTCCCATTTGCGTCTTGCCTATAGCTCTCATGCTAAGAAGGAGGTGATATGAGGGTTGATACAAGGGCTACGGCATGATGGATCCAAGAGGAAGAAGCGATGATGCAAGGCGAAGCCAATGGTTTGTTCAATGAAGATAGGGATAAGATAATCTTTTTATATAAGAATGGGTGCTTTATAGAAAATTTTCAAGACTAAGAGATCTTTCTTAAAATTCACTctagtttaataaaaaaattctaaacaAGTATTTGtttagaaaatatataaattaaactaTAAAATACTAAAAAGAATATAAGCGGTAAGCAACATAATATAAAGAATATTACAAGCATACACAAATTTAAATAACATAAGTAccaaataatagaaaaaatatataaattgacgAATGAGTCAATACGACTTGGTCTTGATCCGAAGGCATAGGGACATCTATGGATCTCTCGAGACAGCCCCAAAATGGCTAAGGTGGCTCTAAGGTCATCTTTGTATAGTTTTGAGATGTCTAAGGTGGGGTTTGATTTCTCAGGGGGTCCTTGCACAAAAACCAATGTTAAGAGGAGTTTTTCGACCCGATATCTCTGACACTTAAGTAAGTCTTGAGGTTTATATAAGATGTGAAAGATCCTTTGAAAAGGGTCTGACCCCTAGGGCAAACACCGAGAATCGATTTTGATACCTAATTGGTCGAGGGACCCTTCTATAATGACCTCAATATCTCCCATTGGCGTTTTGTCTATGGAGGCGACAAAAGAGAGACAAGCCCAAACAACCTCCTATGGACTCTTGTCCATGAAGGTCGACAAGCTATAACCACCACCATGTTAACGATAAGGGAAGGACGATCGACCCTTTTCTTCCACATCTTCATTAGTTGGCAAGTGGAGATTTGTTATTAAAATATTCCCTATCAATTGTCCCCCCTAAAAGCATGCTCTGGGATTCCGATCTGGGAGGTTCGAAGTGTGGCATTAAACTCATTTTCCTTTCCTCTATATGAGTTGAGCCTTCTCAATCCTCATGTCTTGTGCACATTTGGCCCAGGGTCTCCGTTATTGTGAGCCTAGTGATGTGGATCGAGCTTTCCCAACTCACATGCCTCGGACACATTTGGCCCGAGGTCTTCGCCGTGGCAAATCTAatagctgctagtcataggtgcccaacaagccaatcatgtgagtgatgacacgtgtgacttgacacagaatccttttgcttattatattttggcatttatcactttatattaactattgcatatatgcatgtatatattgtaacgtccttggatctgtgcaatgggaatcagatcgtgatgagatcacgataatgagatcgattcacctttaaacacagatcttgaataatcccggtcataggttactcaagagggacatcgtgataactagacagactgatgtgttatatacccgtctatatgatggatgtaactagtctcatagctactcgtgtgggacaatatggatacagtacaggtgctcattgaagaatgagttcactaattgatccgcttacagaatgttggatggttgatgatgccttattgttagatagcgattccgtagtcctagtgatgtatctggtccttagacttgagacaccaatgatatcctgtatgagtgcttcactctttgataccagacttataggtttggatgtcccagatctagtacagttggtcattgggagtgacagtcgaccttacgagggctattgagtatcgatagaggattatccactctcgacataataaaaggaatatcccatgtattcttactcaaacaaatccctggccagggtcattcagattaagagagaaaaagttctccgagagaatccgattagagcgagactcgagaagaaaccgtataggtctgacagcaccatacccgatatacggtctctaggatattagatggatgagggactataggtatacggtaattgaggatagacaagtccaatagattggattctcctatatcgtttggggactacggcgtagtggcctagtacgtctacagtcgataagtcaagtggattattatagagataataattcactaagttagaaggagttctaacaggtataactcacgaccggcttgatattaggcctagagggtcacacacatatagtaggcattgcgatgagtagaaattcaaatatgagatattcgccggagcccctatcttattggatatccaataagcccctgaattattggatcccatggacgagatccaataagagcccatgagagattattggatagagatccactaatctaaaaggcttgggtaattgaatgcagatccaatacccactaggggaggatccattagggtttgacaggagacctctataaatatgagggattcagtggttcataggctagagcctttgcttgcctctcctattctcctctccttctccaccacagagcaggcctgaagttttgacgagcgtcatcgcagccctactgtgtggatcaccgctagagatgaggacgcttgacctccttcaccctctcctagagatctacaaggaaatagggatatacgatctccctaagtaacacaatctattctatgcgtagtttgtttcacggatttttgcacaccaatcttcgcacgacaacgaacattatTTTAGGAAattgggaattttgttttcttattcttccgctgcgcatgtgatgttgccacaAGATttaccaatagtggtatcagagccaggttgtttgtgcgaatgattggttttgaactgcgtgtgttatgtttaggaagaattttgatgtcaaattatTGACACAATAgatgaggaagggcagcaattgcTGCTGCCCTTGCTGTGCTCAAGGATGGCTACCTGTTCATGCCATCTTCATGCAGGTAGGCCGTCTACAACGGTGGCGCACAAGGGTGGTGCCtgagtgtcacggacaaacttctaaacaagatgtttgatgtaatgctcatgtatgtccgtgtcttttggcatgttcatgccttgtacagcacgtagaggggcggccgaaggcttaatagtctcattttagttgggttggtggcctctttaggcttgtaaataaaggttgtgtcatgtggacacgtgcgagagattttcgatctgtaatggaccattttaccctttgttgtgccactgttcagagcttgtaaagtctgtttgtattttgcattgtctataaagtgttttttggagatgtttgcttgtggatcccgattgaggcattctctctaacccgttctctcttttgttggtcctaaggga encodes the following:
- the LOC103995145 gene encoding vicilin Cor a 11.0101-like — encoded protein: MATRRVEAFLFPLLLLLLSSSCLLASSSRSDPEKKRCAMECRGIPEQQQRKLCVHRCLDHSGEQESGREHNPYYFGRRSYQQWSRTEHGRLEVLERFARRSDHLLGVDNYRLAVLEAEPQTFIMPCHWDAEQVVYVMQGRGTITLLHEERRESHDIKRGDIMRVPAGVIVYAINKASNERLRVAMLLHPISTPGQIEEYHGAAGRNPQTFYTSFSNEVLEAAFNTPWDKLGRVFRSQRKGEIIKITEDQIRALNESKTESWPFGLSNEPYNLLENSPSHSNEHGQLHEATGNDCEMLQDLNVDVSIANISERSMMAPNYDTRSTKLAMVVEGRGYIEMACPHRSAERRRTQEETGSQGEQRVRYRTVRSRVSRGSVFVIPAGHPAAVVAAANENLQVLCFGTRSENNRRYYLAGRNNVLNRLDRAAKAMAFGVPAEEVEEVLNAQPESVFMPGPERRREEEEKWRQLIFKYAGL